ataaaacaaaaaaaaggcaAAATATGAAAACAAAAATCTGTCCGCTGCTTCCGAGGAACTCGAGGAAATCCATCCTTGAGAGAGAGTGAAATGAGAGAACGGGGGGTAGGCGGGAAGAAAGAGCAAGAGAGAACAagaatagagagaaagagagagtgagtatgcgagggagagagtgagtgagaggGAGGGAAAGAATTATGTTGTTTGCGTGGGCACTTTGCGTACGTGCAAAACGTGTGTTATACCGAGTTTTGTACACGTGTTTCACGTACGTCCCAGTGTTCGCTGTGTGCACGTGACCCAAGAGTGCGTATgcgtggcgcgcgcgcgcgtgtgtgttgaGCTTGAGTCCACGTTTGGTGGACTCCTGGAATAGTGCATTTGATGTAACATTGTGACCAAACCAAATACAGTTGGGCAGTAATGATGACGGCTTTATAAGATGTCGTGGCTAACGGAGGAAAATAACTAAACGGTGGGTAAGAGTTCTCTGTGTCGTGAATTTTTGTATAAATTACTTCATACTTAACTGCAACCGTGACTTTAGACAACGCAAACGAAGATAGACAAGGAAAGGGATGAGAATGAGGGATGACATGAATTACATtgattttttttgttttgtttttcttttcttttcttttttttttttttttttttttaatttctttttttatgaACGTTCTATTAACAATTCGATTGACCGAGGATTGGTAATTAGTTCCTCGAGCCCATGATGAGTTCTTCCTTTTATAATGGTAATACCCACAGCATCGAGAAGTACATTGGCTAGTCATAGAGTACAAATCAAACATGGGTGAAATTGCAACATCTGGTACATAGTTGAAAAGCATATTAACGTGCGTAAGTTTTATCGATGATATTTCTCTTCCAGTTACACATAGGTTTAACAAGACGTAGGGAATATAAATTATTCCAGAAGTTTCTTTTATTTTGTACTTTCATTAGTTCCATTTGTAATTTTTTGCGCTACACGataatttttttttagtattccataaaattgttcaaatACTATAAATAAATGAGAAACCTCCCTGTtcgatataaatatatacatatatatacacacacgcatatgtatattatatattttaattcATCATACTCTTTCATTTGAAACATgaacacatatatatgtttttaGCAAGGTCATGCATTATTTTGCCACACTGTATTTGGATTCGCGCatgctctttagtttttgttTCTAAAAAAGAACCATACTCCCGAGagcatatatatagatatataattTGGCAACATCAGTAATTTTTACGAACTTTGTTTCTTTCGTGGACGTTGTAACTCTCAGTGTTAGTATATTGTATTAAAATGAAGAAAAATGTAGTTGCTCACAAaatacatttttatgttttactcGAAGATCATGAAAATGCTGCGTAAATGAATCCGTGATAAAAGAAAAGGAACACAAAAAAGAAAGAAcgaaagaaataaaaagaaCAAGAAGTCGATAGATATATCTTATCTGTGGtaaacgaaagaaaaagaaaaaaaaaacaaaaacgtGGACAAAGGTAACGAAGAAAACTGTAAAGAAGTATGTAATCGTTGGGGCATTCTCAAGCGTGTGGTACTTCACTGTGTCGTTGGTAGTACTGAGTAGAAACTTTGTAAAACTGAATGCCTGGTTTATTCGTATTTTTAAATATCGATTTATCGATGCAAGTAGACGCATTTCAATTGCCTTACGATATTCGTATATGATTAAAAGTAAGGTTCGTTTGTCTTCACGTACCAATCGGGACATAAGAATaaagaagaaaacaaaaaaaaactgATAAACTTTGGAGATACGAACGGTATTCGTGAGAAGGAAGGAGATGATTTTTGATAAACGGAGTTTTATAAATTCTGATTGTTAATATAATTTCTGCAAGTTGTAAGTTCTTCTATTTTTGTGTAATAAAATttaacatgtatatatatagacgCGACAGATTGTTTGAGTTACAGAAATATAAACTTaggtttaaatattatttttttatcgCATTAAGAATGATAGtacgaatatatatatatatatatacacatacatacatatatatatgataacacgagtatatatatatatttgactAGGCTATGATATGACTTTTATAGATGATCGTTTATCGAAACTTAATTTCCTTCTTCCGACGAGTACTAATTTATTCCTGAAAGTTTATTCGCGACGATAGGATCATTATGCGCGGGTGTATAGTAAAACGAATTGCTTCAATAAAACTGAAAAAAATGTGACATGTTTGATTTTTGTGGCATCTATTTTTGTACTTCTTTCGGGTTACACTCACGAATGCCTTAACGTTCCGTAATTTGAATGCAGCATCTTCATCTGAAGTGTTTAAATtcgtaaataataataataataataattataataataataattataataataataataggtaACATCGATAAGTGGCGTTTTGATACAGAGTATTTTTGTGTTTTCCGAAGGGGACAAAAAACCACTTATTGTTTCAGAGAAGAAAATATACCTATCGGTTAGCAGTCTTTAAGTGAGTGAGATTGTGAGCGGAAgtaagagagagcgagagagagagagagaaagaaagaaagagtacACGTGCGAAAGGGTAGTACGAACAGAAACAAGTTTTATTAATTGATAATTATAATATGATTAATTATTGTATTAAGTAAAGTAAAATGCGATGTTACGAACACTTGAATATATTATCGAAAGATGAATCattaaaaaaagaacaaaaaaatgaaagaaaggaAAATGGACAATTTTTTgagaaaaaattattaaaagtgatgataataagtaaataaaaaaaaaaaaaaaagaaaaaagaaaaatgaagaaTATGAAAAATCTATTTTAGAGACACACATATCTATTCGGTTTTCTTTTTTGTATCCATTTCGTTCGTCGCAGAGAAAGTCAAATTTATCGTGACGGTTTGATAATCGTCGTCGTGTATAACTGCGGATCATCGCGAAAGGCGTTGGTCGTTGATTTTAGACGTATTTCGAAACTTGTCGCGCAGTTGTTACGAGCGTTCAACTCTCCAACGCACTGCGATGTACGTGTTTCCAAGAGGAGCGCAAATTGCGAGAAGAAAAgtgatatatatataaatatgtatagACGATTAATTTTTCAGTTCTCAGTGattgatatattatatatatattatatgatatatatatatatatattacgccAGATAAAAatggttttttttcttttcttttcttttttttttcatttgaaGTCGTTCGGATTAAAATGAAATAGACTGAGATGTTTGGTATTATTACTCATCGTTGCTTCTGGGACAAATACGCACCTTACACTAGGCTTTTTGCTTCGAAGCTTTCACAAGCGAAAGAGAAACCATTCCAACTGATGTTAGAGATCAGATTACCGAGCAGACACTTCGATCGATAAATACGAGGCGATGTAGAagcgagagagagcgagagagagagagagaaagagagaagaaatgaaAACATAAAGCATCACACAGAGACACATGCATACGAATAGAGATACGCTACGTACACGATTCACGTGGTTACAATGTGTCTGCTGCGCGACGAGTTGGTCCCAGGAAGTTACGTGCTTATTTAGAGAGGATCTCCGGATATAGAGATTCGAGGGCCAGCTCGTCCCAGCATCGGACGTAACTCGGGTACATAACGTAGAAACATTATACAtacgttttcttttttcttttttttcttttcaagaATATTATTACatgattttatatatatatacatatatatataaaaaggaGAGAACGCGAGAGAGTGAGCGAGAGAATTTTTGAATGAAGAAGAAACACTACtctaaaaagaaaagagagagagagagagagagttgttcTTATATAGTTTTTAATTGTGAAGAGAGGCAAATCAATGCGAGGATTCGTGAACCAATATCCACCCACTTTAATTACCACCTAGCCGACGTACAAGaagcctccttttttttttttctttttccttccctCATTCGACGAAAAACATGCAAGTCCTGATGCTGTGGGATCACGAACAAAAGAAAGAAACTTACGTATTCGTTCAATCGTGTTTTAATCAATTTTCGCGTacgaatattttatatatattatataactgtatataatatatatacatatatagagaTCGTTCTttgttttttctgtttttttttttcccgaGACGATGAAAGTGGCGCCAAAACACCTTCGTTTTacaattacaaaaaaaaaaagaaaaaaagaagcaaaCTGACAAAGTAAAAGTCGCAATGAGAAATTTGAAGGTGGTGAAAACAGCAacattaatattataattaataataattataataaatacAATATTTGTACAATAATCAACGGTGCTGTGGTGGATGCTGTAGGTCTAAATATGCGATACCCTGTTAACCTATCCTGACCTATTTGTAAACGATTCATGGACGTTATCAACGGAACGATCAGAGAGAATTTCGCGGGTGCATAGTTTCTAAAATTGGAACGGTGCCGATACGATTTGATTTccatttctttattttttttttttcttttatttaatgtTCCGATTCAGGCGACGATGATGGTggtgataatgataatgatatacatacgtacatatatacatgtatgCCGCACgcacgtatacatatatatatgtacaatgaATTCTTGATGAGTTCCTAATGCCAAATATAACACATATTGTGATTATTAATTGTCTTGTGTATCGTTTAAAAAAATATCCAAGTGTTGTAAGCCCTTAAAATATGACCAAGTGTTCGTAGTACCGAACGCTTTGCTAAATTCGTTATCAGTCAGGAATGCAGAACTCTTATCAAGAGTATCGAGGACTGTCGCACGGTCACGCtttaatttacattctctccgGTAAACTCGAGCCAAGTTGAATCACAGGTATCCGACAGCATCGCGGTAGAACGCGATTGTTATCGATGATCGATATCGAGCTGTGTCACGTCAGAGAGCCGCCGTGGACTCTCATATGCCTGTTGAGATTACCGCTCTGGCTGAACCTCAGCAAGCACAGCTTACACTGGTACGGTTTCTCGCCGGAATGAATACGAAGATGTTTGGTTAAAGTAGAACTGTCCGAGAATGCTTTCTTGCAGAATCGACATCTGGAACAGAGAAAAAAGATACGATACAGGTTCCCGTTTTAAAGgtaaatcgatcgatcgacagtGTAACGTGTTCAACGTGGCTATCGTTCGCGACCTGGAAGTAATAATCCACGGGCGAGATTCACAGCTAATAATTTTGTACGATAATCAGTGTCCGTGTgaaatttttatatatctttgcGCGCgccaaaaaaaaaataaataaataaatacgatATATGCTTCCAAGTAACGATAACCACCGGTTTTAACGGTGTGTGCTGGCACGTgttacgggaaattaattcgaaTAATTCACATAATGAGATAAACGCTCGCTCACCTATACGGACGTTCCCCCGAATGCGTTCTCATGTGTGTGGTTACGGAGCTGCTTTGCGAAAATCTTCGATCGCACACGGGACATCGGAAAGGTTTTTCTCCGGAATGAGTTCTCGCGTGGGCGGTTAAATTCGCGGCTTGACTAAATGCCTTCGAACACGCGTGACacctaaaaaaaagaagaaagaaaaagaagatactGTAAATTCTCGAATATTTTGTAAATATGAAGTAATACTAGCGAAAATTATTGCATTGAGAAGAAATTTGATTTTTACAATTTCATAGAAGGATCGTTTCGATATATCGATCTCTAATTGTACACGTCGTTCGAGTACGATCGTAATGAACATCACTTCCCTAATGCAAAACTTTATTACGTTCGATATACATTTACTTATTCTTCATACGAAGCGTGAAATTTTGGTATTAAGATTATTGTGTTACGTCGAATAGTTGGTACTGATATTAGATAGCATTAATAGATTTATATCGGTTCTCGTAGTCCTACGTTCATTTTAAAGTTTAAGTACCCCAACTGCGAATACGATTTATAgggaaaaaaaacgaaaacTGTAAGTATTTTTGTCTAAAGAATTTGTGAACCAATTGTATATCTAGAACTTCAAAAAAAGGACAATTAATCTCACATGGAGTACGTATCATTTTCGAGGAATCAATTATGATATCGTCGAAGTAACGAACCTAACCTAAAGTAACGATGGGAATGATGCTCTCGCGAGCATTTATCATTCGATCATTTAAAAGAATCATTTCATAACGTTAactaaaacaaataaaaagatCTTTTCATCGCTACTTGGAAAACCTATCAAACAATATcgcaaaataaaaatttactACAACTCTAATCCTTTtgacattttccaaattttaaacttCTCGCTCGCGCCGCGAACCAAAGCGTATCGCAGTATTCCAAATTTCGATACGGTCACGATAATTAAACTTGTTCTATGGTATTTTCTAATCAATAAACTTCCCATCTGATGCGTATCCCTTCGTAAAAGTGCATTAACAAATTCCCTGTAATAAGTCCCGTTTTACAGGATCGAAAGAGCGTAGGTAGAGTCGAGGCGATCCAACCTCTGTATCGATCGAACCATTATCGAGCGATCAGCGCGGCAGTCCCGGCACTAACCTAAACGGTTTCTCCCCAGAGTGCGTTCTGAGGTGCGTCTTGAGGGTGCTGGGCCGCGCGTACGACTTGCCGCAGATTCTGCAGAGGTTAGGTCTCCCGTTGTCGTCGGGCGTGACTGGGTTTCCGGTGGCGCCTATGCAGAGCGCATGCTCGCCCGTCAGTTGCAGCCTGGGATGGCCGTGCGCCGGGGGATGGGAATGCGGATGGTTGCTGGCGCTGATCAGGCTATTGGCCGGGGGTTGATTCACCCTCTGCTGCTCCACGGCATTGTACGGCTGGGCGGGACTTAACAGGGGCTCCACGCCCCAAGCCGACGAATAACTTTGCTCGTACCTACGCACACAACCGTGAAACTTCGGATGACTACGGTCTCGCAACCCTTACGGCGGCGCCCACCCCCTGAAGCGTGCGCGCACCCTCGTCGCCGGTGCAAAATGGCGTGGGGATTGCCTTGTTTCGAGGGCCGAACGTTTCGTAGACGCGCCTCTGAAAAATTCGCTGCTGTTCGTTATGGTAAGACGAGAGAAAGTGGTACCCATGTATCGTGCGTTTAATACAGAGAAATTATGGTTTATATGTTATCTTGTTATGTAGTCACTGGGGATGAATTGTGCTTAGAACGTCCTGGGAATTCGTGACTGTACGTAGAGCCAGTGTAATGGATGATTGATGCATGAATAGTTTATCTAAGTCATTAAAGAATTTTATTCCACGCTATCAAACATTCGTAATCACAAACTTTCGGGAGTGTCTGTATGGGGGCTGGGAAAAATTGTTTTATACTTTTTGGTTTGTCTTAAAAATATAGTTCGCTAGAAATTGGCGTTGTACCAATATCTTTGAGAATTAATTTTGTATTCAATTTATTTTAGGTAAATTGATAAAGATTAGAGGATGCACAATATCGCGGAAAGGAATTTGTTACGAGAGAAGAGTCACACAATTGCAGAGAAAATTGTTTAGCTAATATTGTTGCATAGTAAGTTATTTCACGATTTAACAGTTTTCACTTATTCACTGTTATTATCTCATTGTATCAGAAGCTGTAGAAATTTTGATATTCGATTCGTATACATGAATTAAACATTTAATATCATTGCTATTATTATGCACACGCATTTGTCGCATTGTTCTATCTAATTAGCGGTTGATTATTTCGAACAGTTTAATACCAAATTTGCAGATATTCAAATAATTCATGAAGCAATTAGGTAATAAACACTCTcgtattattttaaataaatttcgtaTAAAACGGTGCAATTATTCGAATCTTTCTTATACGAACGAGAAAAttgttaataaatttttagAAAGCCTCCAAAGATTCGAGGGAGACGGAATAAGAAAGATTCCCCGATATTTAAGTATAGAAACACTGCGACGAGTCTGCATAATTAAAGAAAGTTCACCTCTTTCCATGTTCCCAATACAATAGTCGAATAGGATATCGGTTCGCCTTACAATTCGTATGGCTTCCAATAAAGTACCAGTTTCTAGCAAACATTCATTCAGCAAATAGTAGTGCTCAATCACAtaaatttcaatgtatcattagaaatcaattgcactTCTTAACGATACCCATACGAATCCAATATCTTAATCATACGTAAACTAAACATGAAAAGTCGAAAGTATCGGATGTACGATTTTCAAATGACACTTACCCAGTGTGCATGTTCATGTTCATGGTCATATTCATGGATACGTTCACAGACATGGCTGGAGTGGACGTATAATGTGTAGGTGGGACAGGTGGTCCGAGATTTTGCGTGTAATCCTGGGAGTAATGATGGCTCGGTCCACCAGTGGAGTAGTATCCACCGGTTGGACTTCCTGGATGGACCACCGCGTGTTTCAACGATAGCAACACGTCCGCAACACCTTCCCCGTTCGCGTTGCTCGTTCTTGGCGCGCATTCACCTCTGCTGCAACCCCAACTGCAAGGACACTTGAAAATTACAAGGTACATCGAGTACAGCGTTACAGTCAGTTTCATGCCACGTGCTTCTTCATGTTTCTTTTCCCGTTTCGCCTTATGAAGTTTTTAACAGAGGATTAAAGCGTATTTTAATTAGTTGTGTACACAGTGTTGAAGATATTTTTGCTGCACCTTCTAATTTGCACGGTAGAATCCTAGTATCACATTGAATGATCTCTTTCGGAAGGCAATATCAGAATTACTTGATAAATGCAGATCGTGAGTATTGTAGCATACGCGAGCGCACAGTCTTAAGTAGAAACGTCTGACACTAGTCAGACCCAGGACGCAGCAGATTTCTCTGGCTCTGAATCGAATGCCAAGTAAGCGAAGTATTTTAAACGAATATGATCTCTGTTCCCTGTTACTTTCGTTCATTTATTTTAAATCCAAAGAGAGATCACAGAATTACAACCGACACACGATATTTTCCCCACAAAGAAAAAACATCTAATAAGCTTTATTAAAACGCGTATAGTTTAGAAAAGTATGGAAAAAGATATAAAATACTTGTTACGTTCAATGAATCTAACGCTACAAAGTAATCATTCAACCATCGCAATATTAAAGAGACAAAGACGGATACTTTTACTTCCAAATTCGAAAAAAACTAGATATcaaacataaagatttcagaaGAGCTGAAAGAAACAATGAAAATGCTCAGTTAGATGAACTTAATTCTTCAACTCCATGAACAGAAACTACCCGCCCTtgggaaagaagaaaaaacttaGCATATCGAAAAATAAATGAAACCTCCAATCAGTCGATTCGATTTCAAGTAAAAAGTAAAACGAAGAGCACGAAGAGACATATTTGGGACTCACTTGTAGGTACCCGAGCACGGGCTGAATAGACCAGGAGGCAAAGGATCCAGGTCCAGCGGCGGTAATGGAAAGCCAGCCATGTCGTCGACCCAGAAACTGGCGCCGAATTCGCTGACCACTTGATTGTGCCCGCTGTTTTGAATCTGTTGGCTTTGGTCACCACCTATGTCCTCCGGGGAGTTCTGCAGATCCTGGAGGCGCAGGGTGCCCTGCAGGGCGCCCAGAGTCTCCTCGTTCTGGTTGTCTGTTAAGGTGTCCTCGCTGGACAGCACTTCCAACGGCCCAGTGCAGAGGCCGGAAGGTATGGTGGCCTCGATGCTTCCTACCGAACCTGCGAATCCAGAAGTATGTTGAGAGAAATGTTAAATTCTTTTTtaaaaaattctcagttctgttTGTAATTATTCGAATTGAAACGAACTCTAAAGAAAGCGAGAATATATTGAAGTGAAACAAATATTTAGGACTCGTAGCAGTGTTAGGATGACTTTTTTGTTAACTGTATCCTTCAGTATTATTTTGATAAAAATTGTTAAACGAAAATTGATCTCTCATGAATTTTACATTTTGCAAACATAATTTTGAgctaacatagaaataatggtAAATTGTAAGCAACTCGTGTAGCTATCTTAAAATGTTCTTTGAGTTTTCATTAAATAAGAAGCAAAGCGTAGAAATTAAAGAAATAACGATTAGAATATAAAAGAAGGACAGAATTCAAAGTAACGCTAAGGTATATTAAAGAACAATGTCAAAGCGTACTCTAAAAAATCTGAAATTACTCCCAAGGAAACTCACCGGCAAGTTTTCAATTTCTAATTACGATTTTCAATAAAATTAGTCAAGAGGAGCATCTAGCTACTTGAAACTCGAATAGCAATGTAATTCACGCGAGTCTAACGAGAAATTAGACTGTACTAGTTCGTACGCGTCTCTAAGATCACGTAAACCAGATAAAATGATGTTGCACCCCTTAAGTCCTTCTACGTTTTACGCTCTCTCGCTATTACGGTAACCaaaaacttttttcttcaaggaGGAACACTGCGGCTCACCTGTGCCAAGGGTGTACGGCGGTTCGGAGGTGTTCACCGTGTGATGATTCTGCAGAAACTccatctctgcgaaatttcTGGCCGTAGCCGCCCTTAGAGACACCCCCTTCCCTCGCCTCTCGACAAAATACACGGACGGATTGCCTCCTCTCTGTAGAGATGTGGTCCAGCCCCTCTGGTCTCCCTGGCAACCGCACATTGCTCCGTGAGTATGACCGACTTCTTTATCAATATTTTTCGCGATACTTCCGGTTCGATCGCGAGAATTTCCTTCGTTTTCGACGCGTCGCGCTCTCGAAAACGTCTGCCTTTGTTATTCCTGCTTTTTTCATCAGTTTGGAAAATACGCAGGCACGGTTCAGTTGTACGCAGACAGTAGGAAACCTTGTACGACTTACGAACCGGTGCAATTAGAAAATTTGGGAATTGTAATAGTGTCTTTTCGTATTTTTTGTAATGCGGGAGCACGATTTGTGCAACAATGGAAGAATTTGATTTAGAGTGCAGTAGAATCTATAGATATTCGATCAGTGGAATATAGTTTTGTTTGTAGtagtaattttattatttttcgaaGGTTTTGTTAAAATGTGATCATTTTGTGAAGAATCATAGTGAAATACGTGAAAGTTTAAAGGGTGGTTTATTGAAAACTGGAAGCTCTTCTAAAGAACTCTGAGTTTTCTAATGAAAATGATAGAATACTAAATTATAGCTATCTTGCCATATATTTTTTAGAAAATAcgtttttatataaaaatttataaatgtTTACTAAACAGTTACTGAACCAAAGTAGTTAATTATCGATCATCAGAAGAATATCTTTCCAAATATTCTGAAACACGTTTACACAGTTGTATTAAAATTCCAACACGAGTTTTTCATTAATGGTATCCCATCGAGCATCCCTGAAGTGTGAACGACTTTCATCAGAAGTTAAAACACAACTCTAGATCCACGAACTAGTTAAGAAGCCGTAGAATCACTTTTATAAGTCGGCGAAAACTGCTGAAAATTTAAGAAACGAAAAATACTAAATAAATGGAAAAGCTAAATCAGCGAATTTCATGAATGACTTTTTATGAATGGCTGAAAGGAAAATGCACGTGCATATGGACCGAGCGTATAGAAGTACCTTTATGGCTTGGAAGACCTGCCGGTTTCCTCTAAAGGCTTCTGCAGAAAATCTGCCAGATATTTTCATTCATAGCCTGAAAACCATGTGCATCTTCCCACGTGATACCGTTCTGCATGTTCGACGACTCCAGTAATCATAGACGGCAACCAAAATTCACGTTCTCATCCATTTCTACGGTTTCGAAAAAATGGCGGCCCAGTTTCTTCGACAGCCGCGCCTCGACCAACTTCCGCTTACCAATTAAGGAACAACGTTAATCTATTTCTCGCACAGTATATTAAGGAACACTAGAAGTGTACTTATAGCCGAAAATCTTTCCATTTAACACCATCTGCATCACTCGGTTCAATTTACACTATTTACTCAACCCACACGAACCATCCTCGTCGCACAATTCGTCTCAGTATATCATATTCTTCTTTCTGTTCTTATACAGACTCCTTATCCTCTTCTCGAACATTTCTGAACTCCTCCTTGTTCTTAACTCCGTCAGAACTATCCGCTGAATCCCTTCAACCACCGTTCACCTCGTCCATACCCTCACGCTGCAATTTTCAGTCTGATCTTGAAGCACAAAGCAGACATAATTGCTGGTACAACACTTGCAAATCACTCGTAAATGGATCCAACCCCGACAACGTTAATTAATCGCCTAGGAATAATCGCAATTAACTCAGTAACTGCCCACAGGTCAGTCTCGCTCGCACTGAGGCCTACTCCCAAGATCGTACACCGAGTGGTGCAGCTATGTCAGTCCTGAAGAGGAGGCACCAGGGTAGACACCGCGTGCTGCTGGCATGC
This Xylocopa sonorina isolate GNS202 chromosome 12, iyXylSono1_principal, whole genome shotgun sequence DNA region includes the following protein-coding sequences:
- the LOC143430008 gene encoding uncharacterized protein LOC143430008, with the protein product MKISGRFSAEAFRGNRQVFQAIKGDQRGWTTSLQRGGNPSVYFVERRGKGVSLRAATARNFAEMEFLQNHHTVNTSEPPYTLGTGSVGSIEATIPSGLCTGPLEVLSSEDTLTDNQNEETLGALQGTLRLQDLQNSPEDIGGDQSQQIQNSGHNQVVSEFGASFWVDDMAGFPLPPLDLDPLPPGLFSPCSGTYNWGCSRGECAPRTSNANGEGVADVLLSLKHAVVHPGSPTGGYYSTGGPSHHYSQDYTQNLGPPVPPTHYTSTPAMSVNVSMNMTMNMNMHTGYEQSYSSAWGVEPLLSPAQPYNAVEQQRVNQPPANSLISASNHPHSHPPAHGHPRLQLTGEHALCIGATGNPVTPDDNGRPNLCRICGKSYARPSTLKTHLRTHSGEKPFRCHACSKAFSQAANLTAHARTHSGEKPFRCPVCDRRFSQSSSVTTHMRTHSGERPYRCRFCKKAFSDSSTLTKHLRIHSGEKPYQCKLCLLRFSQSGNLNRHMRVHGGSLT